Proteins from a single region of Butyrivibrio fibrisolvens:
- a CDS encoding DUF1294 domain-containing protein translates to MSSIILIASYIAIVNFAGFAAMGIDKHKAKAGSYRIPESTLFILALIGGSIGSITGMFFFRHKTRHWYFLVFMPLILILQMVAIGMLCYYVEFSFM, encoded by the coding sequence ATGAGTTCTATAATTCTTATTGCATCTTATATAGCAATCGTTAATTTCGCCGGATTCGCCGCCATGGGCATAGACAAGCACAAGGCAAAGGCCGGCTCTTACAGAATACCTGAATCAACTCTTTTTATACTGGCTCTTATAGGAGGTAGTATAGGAAGCATAACAGGAATGTTCTTTTTCAGACATAAAACACGCCACTGGTACTTTCTGGTATTTATGCCTTTGATCCTTATACTTCAAATGGTAGCTATAGGTATGCTGTGCTATTATGTGGAGTTTAGCTTTATGTAA
- a CDS encoding LytTR family transcriptional regulator DNA-binding domain-containing protein codes for MHIAVCDDNIADRKQMQRLLERASDQNKKDGLEGFFIDLYGNIPSLMQTPQMYDGIFIDMTNIEESGMSGIEVARELRQINITGRIILCTSSIDYEELATDEEKELFIFMHKPILKNELRKVLDICEDCRSKKEPLIELRDDNGTLYVNGNDILYAHCQNGGGRIEIKLVDGRSITILSTIYMFYEDLEPFYYLLPASESTIINIRHIQKTNAFSVIMDDGSKFRLSMEFNKHIKEQLQAELEKNSQKTDS; via the coding sequence ATGCATATAGCAGTTTGTGATGACAATATAGCCGATAGAAAGCAGATGCAGAGGCTTTTAGAGCGTGCATCTGATCAGAATAAAAAAGATGGTCTCGAAGGTTTTTTTATAGATCTTTATGGAAATATACCTTCTCTCATGCAGACTCCGCAAATGTACGATGGCATCTTTATAGATATGACCAATATCGAAGAAAGCGGTATGAGCGGAATCGAAGTTGCCAGAGAGCTCAGGCAGATCAACATTACAGGCAGAATAATTCTGTGCACTTCTTCAATTGATTACGAAGAGCTGGCTACTGATGAGGAAAAAGAGCTTTTTATCTTCATGCATAAACCCATTTTAAAGAATGAGCTTAGAAAAGTACTTGATATATGTGAAGATTGCAGATCTAAAAAGGAGCCTCTTATAGAGCTTCGCGATGACAACGGTACTTTATATGTTAATGGTAATGATATCCTTTACGCTCATTGCCAAAACGGCGGAGGAAGAATTGAGATAAAGCTTGTAGACGGCAGATCTATCACTATTTTATCTACCATCTATATGTTTTATGAAGACTTAGAGCCATTTTATTATCTGCTTCCGGCTTCAGAATCAACTATCATTAACATCCGCCATATACAAAAAACAAACGCCTTTAGTGTGATCATGGATGATGGCAGCAAATTCAGACTTTCAATGGAATTCAACAAGCACATCAAAGAGCAGTTACAGGCTGAACTTGAAAAAAACAGTCAAAAAACAGATTCATAA
- a CDS encoding DegV family protein, producing MSFKIVYDSCCDLPVEFYSDPRFQSVPLSLEVGDYHIMDDETFDQAQFLKHVAESEECPKSACPSPDSFMQAFKSDADHVYCVTLSSKLSGSYNSALIGKDLYEEEYGEKDIAIVDSLSASCGLGLVALKIMEYEEQGLPFDEIVEKVSAFRDDMTTFFVLDNLETLRKNGRLSGMKALVAATLSIKPVCEGVEGNIVQRGQGVGIRKALVKMVDLIEKESHDTEERTLAVSHCNNYERAMLVKDMILARKKFKDAIVVDTRGVSSMYANDGGIIVTY from the coding sequence ATGAGTTTTAAGATTGTATACGACAGCTGCTGCGATTTGCCGGTTGAATTTTATAGTGATCCCAGATTTCAGAGCGTTCCGCTTTCATTGGAAGTAGGCGATTATCATATTATGGATGACGAGACATTTGATCAGGCACAGTTTCTTAAACATGTTGCAGAAAGTGAAGAATGTCCTAAATCAGCATGCCCTTCACCGGATAGCTTCATGCAGGCATTCAAGTCAGATGCTGATCATGTATACTGCGTAACTCTTTCGTCCAAGCTTTCAGGAAGCTATAACAGTGCTCTTATTGGTAAGGACCTTTATGAAGAAGAGTACGGAGAAAAGGATATAGCTATAGTAGATTCACTCTCTGCAAGCTGTGGTCTTGGTCTGGTAGCATTAAAGATCATGGAATACGAAGAACAGGGACTTCCATTTGATGAGATAGTAGAGAAGGTATCTGCATTCAGAGATGATATGACAACCTTCTTTGTTCTTGATAATCTTGAAACTCTTAGAAAAAATGGCCGTCTTTCCGGAATGAAGGCTCTTGTTGCAGCTACACTCAGCATAAAACCTGTATGTGAAGGCGTTGAAGGCAATATCGTTCAGAGAGGCCAGGGCGTTGGAATCCGCAAAGCCCTTGTGAAGATGGTCGATCTTATAGAAAAAGAAAGTCATGATACTGAAGAGAGAACTCTTGCAGTATCACACTGCAATAACTATGAAAGAGCTATGCTTGTAAAGGATATGATCCTTGCAAGGAAGAAGTTTAAAGACGCGATAGTGGTTGATACACGAGGCGTAAGCTCTATGTATGCTAATGATGGTGGTATCATAGTTACATATTAA
- a CDS encoding DUF5721 family protein, whose amino-acid sequence MVVLQIKNTKAFMNTLLRGSDFDEFLLEEAVIKTGNSYTIDGHVNKEFYGDLIADEAPYDLSKWVDIKNVCFELIKGKHTPLGFKFVMQVKPEHTTALLQKKASALTSNDVAFVINVKFADGITTITSASAIKTFSLDKSYEQIWDDAFKRFLTAHEIEFEEL is encoded by the coding sequence ATGGTAGTTTTACAGATCAAAAATACAAAAGCATTTATGAATACGCTTCTTAGAGGTAGTGATTTCGATGAATTTCTGCTTGAAGAAGCAGTTATAAAGACAGGGAATTCTTATACAATTGATGGGCATGTTAATAAAGAGTTTTATGGAGATCTTATAGCTGATGAGGCACCTTATGATCTTTCAAAGTGGGTTGATATTAAGAATGTATGTTTTGAGCTTATAAAGGGGAAGCATACTCCTCTTGGATTTAAGTTTGTAATGCAGGTTAAGCCGGAGCATACTACTGCGCTTCTTCAGAAGAAGGCATCAGCGCTAACAAGTAATGATGTAGCTTTTGTTATCAATGTTAAATTTGCGGATGGTATTACTACTATTACCAGTGCTTCTGCTATTAAGACTTTTTCACTTGATAAATCTTATGAGCAGATTTGGGATGATGCATTTAAGCGTTTCCTTACAGCACACGAGATTGAATTTGAAGAGCTTTAA
- a CDS encoding Hpt domain-containing protein — MNEEFKNDLINWGVNWEEVKERLVGNEDLVEKFMLKFLKDPSMEQLQSGLESSNAEEAFQGAHALKGVASNLAMEGNGFLADVKEITEILRPGTMDGAMEVYDRIRPKYDELISILKKYAE; from the coding sequence ATGAATGAAGAGTTTAAAAATGATCTTATTAACTGGGGCGTCAACTGGGAAGAAGTCAAAGAACGCCTTGTTGGAAATGAAGATCTTGTAGAGAAATTCATGCTAAAATTTCTAAAAGACCCAAGTATGGAACAACTTCAAAGCGGTCTTGAAAGTAGCAACGCAGAAGAAGCTTTTCAGGGAGCACACGCCCTAAAAGGCGTTGCCAGTAATCTTGCAATGGAAGGCAATGGCTTCCTTGCTGATGTTAAAGAGATAACTGAGATCTTACGCCCCGGAACAATGGATGGCGCTATGGAAGTATATGATAGGATAAGACCCAAGTACGATGAACTGATCAGTATATTAAAAAAATATGCTGAGTGA
- the prfA gene encoding peptide chain release factor 1 → MLDKLEAILHRYEEIGMVLTEPDVASDADRFRKLMKEQSDLTPLVEKYLEYKKCKEAIEDSEQMLEEETDPEMRQMLKDECNENSEKLPQLEQDLKILLIPKNPDDDKNVIVEIRAGVGGDEAALFAADLYRMYNKYAEGKGFRTSLINVEDIGIGGMKTVSFMVEGSGAYAKLKYESGVHRVQRVPVTESGGRIHTSTATVAVMPEVEDDVDIDIPPEDVRMDITRASGNGGQGVNTTDSAVRLTHLPTGIVIYSQTERSQLQNKAKAWALLKAKLYDLKIQEQHDSEAELRRSQIGTGDRSEKIRTYNFPQGRVTDHRIKVTLHRIDDVLNGDLDELVEALTTADQAAKLLKMQND, encoded by the coding sequence ATGTTAGATAAACTTGAGGCGATTCTTCACAGATATGAAGAAATAGGAATGGTACTTACTGAACCTGATGTGGCATCAGATGCTGACAGATTCAGAAAGCTTATGAAAGAGCAAAGCGACCTTACACCACTTGTAGAGAAATACTTAGAGTATAAAAAGTGTAAAGAAGCTATAGAAGACAGTGAGCAGATGCTGGAAGAAGAGACTGATCCTGAGATGAGACAGATGCTCAAGGATGAGTGCAATGAAAATTCTGAAAAGCTCCCACAACTTGAGCAGGATCTTAAGATTCTTCTTATTCCTAAGAATCCTGACGATGATAAGAACGTAATCGTCGAGATAAGAGCCGGAGTTGGCGGCGATGAGGCAGCTTTGTTTGCAGCGGACCTTTATCGTATGTATAACAAGTATGCTGAAGGTAAAGGCTTTAGAACATCCCTCATCAACGTAGAAGATATCGGAATCGGAGGAATGAAGACTGTCAGCTTCATGGTGGAAGGAAGCGGTGCATACGCAAAACTTAAGTATGAAAGCGGCGTTCACAGAGTACAAAGAGTCCCTGTTACAGAATCAGGTGGAAGAATTCATACATCAACAGCTACAGTAGCGGTTATGCCTGAGGTTGAAGATGACGTTGATATCGATATCCCACCGGAAGATGTACGAATGGATATCACAAGAGCATCCGGTAATGGTGGTCAGGGTGTTAATACCACAGACTCTGCCGTAAGACTTACCCATCTCCCTACAGGAATAGTTATCTATTCTCAGACAGAACGTTCACAGCTTCAGAATAAGGCTAAGGCATGGGCTCTTCTTAAAGCTAAGCTCTATGACCTTAAGATCCAGGAACAGCACGACAGCGAAGCTGAACTTAGAAGAAGCCAGATCGGAACAGGAGACCGTTCTGAGAAGATACGTACCTACAACTTCCCTCAGGGACGAGTTACCGATCACAGGATCAAGGTAACACTTCACAGAATAGACGATGTCCTTAACGGAGATCTCGATGAACTTGTAGAAGCACTTACAACTGCAGATCAGGCTGCAAAGCTTCTTAAAATGCAGAACGACTGA
- the prmC gene encoding peptide chain release factor N(5)-glutamine methyltransferase translates to MIYSDVYKIASDRLKEAGVPEYQLDARLLLEYVCGTDYNTLLVHGDREVSPEEEKKYNELIEKRASRIPLAYIVGHQEFMGLDFTVNENVLVPNQDTETLVEEALREVSDGMRFMDLCTGSGCIALSILHYTNDTTCVMTDISDKAIEVATANSNNLGLSDRTKIIKTDLFPQDIDEKFDMIVSNPPYIKTKVIETLPPEVGKGEPYIALDGGSDGLVFYRRIVEKASEFLYSSGWLMMEIGYDQGQEVAELMRNAGFHEVEVIKDLGGNDRVVRGCLYK, encoded by the coding sequence ATGATTTATTCAGATGTTTATAAAATCGCATCAGACAGACTTAAAGAAGCCGGAGTGCCGGAGTATCAGCTCGACGCCCGGCTTCTTCTTGAGTATGTCTGTGGCACAGACTATAACACACTCTTAGTTCATGGCGACAGGGAAGTGTCACCTGAAGAAGAAAAGAAGTATAATGAACTTATAGAAAAAAGAGCATCAAGGATTCCTCTTGCCTATATAGTAGGGCATCAGGAGTTTATGGGACTTGATTTTACTGTTAATGAGAATGTTCTTGTGCCTAACCAGGATACAGAAACACTTGTAGAAGAAGCGTTAAGAGAAGTTTCTGATGGCATGCGCTTTATGGATCTTTGTACAGGATCAGGATGTATTGCGCTTAGCATCCTTCATTATACGAATGACACCACTTGTGTTATGACGGATATATCCGATAAAGCTATAGAGGTTGCGACAGCTAATAGTAATAACCTTGGTCTTAGCGACAGAACGAAGATCATTAAGACAGATCTTTTCCCACAGGATATTGATGAAAAGTTTGATATGATCGTATCGAACCCTCCTTATATTAAGACTAAAGTTATTGAGACTCTTCCTCCCGAAGTTGGCAAGGGCGAACCTTATATAGCGCTTGATGGCGGAAGTGACGGCCTTGTCTTTTATAGAAGGATTGTAGAGAAAGCTTCTGAATTTCTGTATTCAAGTGGCTGGCTAATGATGGAAATTGGCTATGATCAGGGACAGGAAGTGGCTGAGCTTATGAGAAATGCAGGCTTCCACGAAGTTGAGGTTATCAAAGACCTTGGCGGAAATGACAGGGTTGTCAGGGGCTGTTTGTATAAGTGA
- a CDS encoding DUF1385 domain-containing protein: protein MKKKITHYSGIGGQAVLEGVMMRNKDLYAVAVRKPDGDVHVEIDEYHGVLSGSPLLRIPFIRGIFVFIDSLVLGTKALNRSADFYEDDAEDATAADKAADAVTGGKGDKFFSVITTVVAFALAIFLFLVLPERLSAWMNVYLQSQALQAVAEGIIRIAIFILYILTITLMPDIKRLFRYHGAEHKCINCIESGLPLTVANVKRSSRFHKRCGSSFILFVLVVSIILFMFINTDSIMMKLLYRVLLLPVVSGISYELIRFAGKSDNPVISIISKPGLLLQRLTTKEPDESMIEVGIASVEAIFDWRTYQKDVFGFDFADEDEEDVLE from the coding sequence ATGAAAAAGAAAATTACCCATTATTCGGGAATTGGAGGACAGGCAGTACTTGAGGGAGTTATGATGCGTAATAAGGACCTTTATGCGGTTGCTGTACGCAAACCTGATGGTGATGTGCATGTTGAGATAGATGAATATCATGGAGTTCTGTCAGGCTCACCGCTTCTTAGAATTCCTTTCATCAGAGGTATTTTTGTATTTATAGATTCACTGGTACTTGGTACTAAGGCTTTAAACAGATCTGCAGATTTTTATGAGGACGATGCAGAGGATGCTACAGCAGCTGACAAGGCAGCTGATGCAGTAACAGGCGGCAAGGGAGACAAGTTCTTTTCTGTTATTACAACAGTAGTAGCTTTTGCTTTGGCTATTTTCCTGTTCCTGGTACTTCCTGAAAGACTTTCTGCATGGATGAATGTATATCTTCAGAGCCAGGCACTTCAGGCAGTTGCTGAAGGTATAATAAGAATTGCAATCTTTATCCTGTACATTCTTACGATCACACTGATGCCTGATATAAAGCGTCTTTTCAGATATCATGGAGCAGAGCATAAGTGCATTAACTGTATCGAATCAGGACTTCCGCTTACAGTAGCTAACGTAAAGCGCTCTTCAAGATTTCATAAAAGATGCGGAAGCAGTTTTATTCTGTTCGTACTTGTTGTAAGTATCATATTATTTATGTTCATAAATACTGATAGTATTATGATGAAGCTCTTATATAGAGTGCTGCTTCTTCCTGTAGTTTCAGGTATATCATATGAACTTATCAGGTTTGCTGGAAAAAGTGACAATCCTGTCATATCAATCATTTCAAAGCCGGGTCTCCTTCTTCAGAGACTTACTACCAAAGAACCGGATGAGTCAATGATTGAAGTTGGTATTGCTTCTGTTGAAGCTATATTCGACTGGAGAACCTATCAGAAAGATGTTTTTGGTTTTGATTTTGCAGATGAAGATGAGGAAGACGTTCTGGAATGA
- the rpmE gene encoding 50S ribosomal protein L31, with protein MKQDLQPEFYQATVTCNCGNTFTVGSTKKEIHVEICSKCHPFYTGQQKAASARGRIDRFNKKYGIKAEA; from the coding sequence ATGAAGCAGGATTTACAGCCAGAATTCTATCAGGCAACAGTTACTTGCAACTGCGGCAATACTTTCACAGTAGGTTCCACTAAGAAGGAGATTCACGTAGAAATTTGTTCTAAGTGTCATCCATTCTACACTGGTCAGCAGAAGGCAGCTTCAGCTCGTGGTCGTATTGACAGATTCAACAAGAAGTACGGCATCAAGGCAGAAGCATAA
- the rlmB gene encoding 23S rRNA (guanosine(2251)-2'-O)-methyltransferase RlmB, with amino-acid sequence MPADSLAIEGRNAVVEAFRSGKTIDKLYVLDGCTDGAVSTIRREAKKAGTIVKFVSRERLDQISITGKHQGVIAFAAAYDYSEIEDIFAKAEAEGKAPFVLILDNIEDPHNLGAIIRSANVAGAHGVIIPKNRAVGLTATVAKTSAGALNYTPVVKVTNISKTIEDLKKRGMWFVCADMDGKPMYDLDLTGPIGLVIGNEGSGVSRLVREKCDMIASIPVNGEIESLNASVAAGVLAYEIVRQRRLKK; translated from the coding sequence ATTCCTGCAGATTCTCTTGCTATTGAGGGAAGAAATGCTGTGGTTGAAGCATTCAGAAGCGGCAAGACTATCGATAAACTCTATGTTCTTGATGGCTGCACAGATGGTGCTGTATCTACTATCCGCCGTGAAGCCAAGAAAGCCGGCACTATCGTGAAGTTTGTTTCAAGAGAGCGTCTTGATCAGATTTCTATCACAGGTAAGCACCAGGGCGTTATCGCTTTTGCTGCAGCATATGATTATTCAGAAATAGAAGATATTTTCGCTAAGGCAGAAGCTGAAGGAAAGGCTCCTTTCGTTCTTATCCTTGATAATATCGAAGATCCTCACAACCTTGGAGCTATCATCAGAAGTGCCAATGTTGCAGGAGCTCACGGCGTTATCATCCCTAAGAACCGCGCAGTCGGCCTTACAGCTACAGTTGCCAAGACTTCAGCAGGCGCTCTTAACTACACTCCTGTTGTAAAGGTTACCAATATATCCAAGACTATCGAAGATCTTAAAAAGCGCGGAATGTGGTTTGTATGTGCTGACATGGACGGAAAGCCTATGTATGATCTTGATCTTACAGGCCCTATCGGACTTGTTATCGGTAACGAGGGATCAGGCGTTAGCAGACTTGTAAGAGAGAAGTGCGATATGATTGCTTCTATTCCTGTAAATGGCGAAATCGAGTCTCTGAATGCATCTGTTGCAGCAGGTGTCCTTGCATATGAGATCGTGCGTCAGCGCAGGTTAAAGAAATAA
- a CDS encoding ribonuclease III domain-containing protein has translation MDNKGLTDSNMDLNNDGMQDELKENLCESGKIADLAGVIRDTFGLKKIDMRTYSPLALAFIGDSVYEIIIRSLVTEQSNRPANTLNKAKVRYVNAASQAFIIDSIMDKLSEEEEAVYHRGRNAKSYTSAKNQSVIDYRKATGLEALCGYLYLAGRLDRVLELVQYGVKLLDEKKK, from the coding sequence ATGGACAATAAAGGCCTAACTGATTCTAATATGGACCTTAATAATGATGGAATGCAGGATGAGCTAAAAGAAAACCTTTGCGAAAGCGGTAAAATAGCAGATCTTGCGGGTGTTATACGTGATACTTTCGGTCTTAAAAAGATCGATATGAGAACGTATTCACCACTTGCTCTGGCTTTTATTGGCGACAGCGTTTATGAGATAATAATCCGCTCGCTTGTTACCGAGCAGTCCAACAGACCTGCTAATACTCTTAATAAAGCTAAAGTCCGCTATGTTAATGCCGCATCACAGGCATTTATCATAGATTCCATTATGGACAAGCTGTCAGAAGAGGAAGAGGCAGTATATCACAGGGGCAGAAATGCCAAGTCCTATACAAGTGCCAAGAACCAGTCTGTGATCGATTATCGCAAGGCTACAGGACTTGAGGCGCTGTGCGGATATCTGTATCTTGCAGGAAGGCTTGACCGCGTGCTTGAACTCGTTCAGTACGGTGTTAAGCTTCTTGATGAAAAGAAGAAGTAA
- the cysS gene encoding cysteine--tRNA ligase, which yields MAHKFTFYNTLTRNVEEFKPREEGKVSIYTCGPTVYHFAHIGNIRTYIMQDALIKALSYAGYDVKRVMNITDVGHLSSDADTGEDKMLAGAKREHKSVMEIAKFYTDAFFTDFDAVGNKRPDVVEPATNCIPEFIHMIEVLLEKGFAYVAGGNVYFDTSKLNEYYVFSSEVEKEALQVGVRDDVEEDANKKNKTDFVLWFTKSKFEDQALKWDSPWGVGYPGWHIECSCISMKHLGEYIDIHCGGVDNIFPHHTNEIAQSESYLGHEWCKYWFHSNHLNDQSGKMSKSKGAILTVSVLKEKGYDPLVYRFFCLQSHYRKPLVFSFDALDQAAATFNKLIKRIAELKEEGTVDDNVLKSFEEKFADAVCGDLNTAMAITILYDALKADTNDATKLAIIESFDKVLSLDLIGHAKALSEESTSVDPELEKYVLDAIERRAQAKKNKDFATADAIRDELLAKGVEIKDTREGVVWTIKA from the coding sequence ATGGCACATAAATTTACTTTTTATAATACACTTACAAGAAATGTAGAAGAGTTCAAGCCCAGAGAAGAGGGCAAGGTTTCCATTTATACATGCGGACCTACAGTTTATCACTTTGCACATATCGGTAATATCAGAACATATATCATGCAGGATGCTCTTATCAAGGCGCTTTCATATGCAGGCTACGATGTTAAGAGAGTTATGAACATCACTGACGTTGGACACCTTTCATCAGATGCTGATACAGGTGAAGATAAGATGCTTGCAGGTGCCAAGAGAGAGCACAAGAGCGTAATGGAGATCGCTAAGTTCTACACAGATGCGTTCTTTACTGATTTTGATGCTGTTGGCAATAAGCGTCCTGACGTAGTTGAGCCGGCAACTAACTGCATTCCAGAGTTCATCCACATGATTGAAGTTCTTCTTGAGAAGGGCTTTGCTTATGTAGCAGGTGGCAATGTTTATTTTGATACAAGTAAGCTTAATGAATACTATGTATTCTCTTCAGAAGTAGAAAAAGAGGCTCTTCAGGTAGGCGTTCGTGACGACGTAGAAGAGGATGCAAATAAAAAGAATAAGACAGACTTCGTACTGTGGTTTACAAAGTCCAAGTTCGAAGATCAGGCTCTTAAATGGGACAGCCCATGGGGCGTTGGATACCCTGGCTGGCACATTGAGTGCTCATGCATTTCAATGAAGCATCTTGGTGAGTATATCGATATCCACTGCGGCGGCGTTGATAATATTTTCCCTCATCATACTAATGAGATTGCCCAGTCAGAGAGCTATCTTGGGCATGAGTGGTGCAAATACTGGTTCCACTCCAATCACCTTAATGACCAGTCTGGTAAGATGAGTAAGTCCAAGGGTGCGATACTTACAGTATCCGTACTTAAGGAAAAAGGCTATGACCCGCTGGTATACAGATTCTTCTGCCTCCAGTCTCATTACAGAAAGCCGCTTGTATTTTCTTTTGACGCTCTTGATCAGGCAGCAGCTACATTCAATAAGCTAATTAAGAGAATTGCTGAACTTAAAGAAGAAGGAACAGTTGACGATAATGTATTAAAGAGTTTTGAAGAGAAGTTCGCTGATGCTGTATGCGGTGATCTTAATACTGCAATGGCTATCACAATTCTTTATGATGCTCTTAAGGCAGATACTAATGATGCAACTAAGCTTGCGATCATAGAAAGCTTTGATAAGGTTCTTTCACTTGATCTTATAGGTCATGCAAAGGCTCTTTCTGAAGAAAGCACAAGCGTTGATCCTGAGCTTGAGAAATATGTTCTTGATGCTATCGAAAGAAGAGCACAGGCTAAGAAGAATAAGGACTTTGCTACAGCTGACGCTATTAGAGATGAGCTTCTTGCAAAGGGCGTTGAGATCAAGGATACAAGAGAAGGCGTAGTATGGACAATAAAGGCCTAA
- the ispF gene encoding 2-C-methyl-D-erythritol 2,4-cyclodiphosphate synthase: protein MRLGMGYDVHRLVEDRKLIIGGVEIPYEKGLLGHSDADVLLHAIMDALLGAAALGDIGKHFPDTDPKYKGADSRMLLREVGKMLEENSFLIENIDATIIAQAPKMRPHIDTMRQNIADDLGIDLSQINVKATTEEGLGFTGSGEGISSQAICCLSSFFEKGMTVYDSDSERCSSCPGCSRNS, encoded by the coding sequence ATGCGTTTAGGAATGGGATATGACGTTCATCGCCTTGTAGAAGACAGAAAGCTTATAATCGGCGGCGTTGAAATACCATATGAAAAAGGCCTGTTGGGACATTCTGATGCGGATGTTCTTCTTCATGCGATAATGGACGCACTCCTTGGCGCAGCTGCGCTTGGAGATATAGGTAAGCACTTCCCTGACACTGACCCTAAGTACAAGGGTGCAGATTCAAGGATGCTTCTTCGCGAAGTTGGCAAGATGCTTGAAGAAAACAGTTTTCTTATTGAGAACATTGATGCGACCATAATTGCGCAGGCACCAAAGATGAGACCTCATATCGATACTATGAGGCAGAATATTGCTGATGATCTTGGAATCGATCTTTCTCAGATCAATGTTAAGGCTACAACAGAAGAGGGCCTTGGATTTACAGGAAGTGGAGAAGGTATTTCTTCACAGGCTATCTGTTGTCTTTCTTCCTTTTTTGAAAAAGGTATGACTGTCTATGACAGTGATAGCGAGCGATGTAGCAGCTGTCCGGGATGTAGTCGTAATTCGTAA
- a CDS encoding AzlD domain-containing protein produces MMNVYVYIIVMALVTYLIRVCPLVLIRKEIKSPFIRSFLYYVPFATLAAMTFPAILMSDGLSLAAGIAGLVTALVLSYLRKNLLTVAACACGAALVIQVVINVL; encoded by the coding sequence ATGATGAATGTGTATGTTTATATTATTGTCATGGCTTTGGTGACTTACCTTATCAGAGTTTGTCCCCTTGTTCTTATAAGAAAAGAGATAAAGAGTCCTTTTATCAGGTCGTTTCTTTATTATGTTCCTTTTGCTACACTTGCGGCTATGACTTTTCCTGCAATACTTATGTCAGATGGACTTAGTCTTGCGGCAGGCATCGCAGGGCTTGTAACTGCGCTTGTTCTTTCATATCTAAGAAAAAATCTTTTGACGGTGGCAGCATGTGCTTGCGGAGCGGCTCTTGTAATTCAAGTGGTTATTAATGTATTATGA
- a CDS encoding AzlC family ABC transporter permease, with protein MDNTSEYRRGLKHGIPICTGYIAVSFAFGIAASNKGLTTLQAVIMSITNVTSAGQYASLDAIRDGVSLVEMAILQLIINLRYMLMSTALTQKLSPRTGILHRMAIAYGVTDEIFALSVLGKGELKPAYSYGLISISIFGWVLGTFLGAFAGQILPPLLIACLGLAIYGMFIAIIIPPARDNKAVLAVVISAMLFSCIMTFAPVLKSVKSGMRIIIVTLIISIAAAIIAPVGEEKDKNADVVEEDGEAEGNSSDSVEARDSDVIDNKKKEA; from the coding sequence ATGGATAATACATCGGAATATCGCAGAGGTCTTAAACACGGTATACCAATCTGTACCGGATATATAGCAGTATCTTTTGCCTTTGGAATAGCAGCCAGTAATAAGGGACTTACTACGCTTCAGGCGGTGATAATGTCTATCACCAATGTCACAAGTGCAGGGCAGTATGCGTCTCTTGATGCTATAAGAGATGGAGTATCGCTTGTGGAGATGGCAATACTTCAGCTTATAATTAATCTTCGTTATATGCTTATGTCTACGGCACTAACGCAAAAACTCTCTCCAAGAACGGGAATTCTTCACAGGATGGCTATTGCTTATGGCGTTACAGATGAGATTTTTGCCCTTAGCGTACTTGGAAAGGGTGAACTTAAGCCTGCGTATTCCTATGGCCTTATCAGTATTTCAATTTTCGGTTGGGTTTTAGGAACTTTTCTAGGGGCTTTTGCGGGGCAGATACTGCCTCCGCTTCTTATAGCATGTCTGGGGCTGGCTATTTATGGGATGTTCATAGCTATAATCATCCCGCCGGCAAGAGATAACAAGGCAGTGCTGGCTGTTGTGATAAGTGCAATGCTCTTTTCCTGTATCATGACCTTTGCACCTGTTCTTAAGAGTGTGAAATCAGGCATGAGAATTATTATCGTTACGCTGATTATAAGCATTGCGGCTGCGATAATCGCGCCTGTAGGGGAAGAGAAGGACAAAAATGCTGATGTTGTAGAAGAAGATGGAGAAGCAGAAGGCAATAGTTCTGACTCTGTGGAAGCTAGAGATTCTGATGTTATAGATAATAAGAAAAAGGAGGCGTGA